CGTATCGGCGTTCCCTTGAAATCACTCCAGCTCTTGTACGCATCTTCGTGATTGGCCTGAGCGCTGTACATGCGGGGGAAAAGCATCGTGAAATCCGGATCATACACTACCTCGGTTCCTTTGCGTGGGTCGGTAATGATGTATTCGTGATCCACCGTATGGTCAGGATGCTCTGCTAGGAAATGTTGTGCGCTCCAGCGGTCGTAGAATTTCTTAATTGGTCGATCGTTCTTCTTGATCAGATAGGTGGCCGTGTATACAGGAGTCCCGTCCAAACGCTCATTCGAATAGGGTGAATCCCAGAACTGACCGCTCAATAGTGGGCGGTCCCCATATTGTTCACGGTTCAAATAACTTAATAGGTTGAACACGTTCTCCGGATTGTTCTCGTCGATCGGTGGATTAGCAGCACTGCGAATTACGATCATCGCGTAGGTGCTGTATCCAATAAGGATCACGCTTACACCGAGGATGACGGTGTTCCAAAGGACCAGCCCATTGCGTTGCGTGTAACGGATCCCAAATACGATCAGTCCCACCAAAAGAAGGATGTAGATCAGGTTGCCGGAATTGAAGGGCATGCCCATTTCATTCACGAACAGCAATTCGAATTTGCTGGCCACTTTAACAAGGCCCGGAATAATGATCGCTTGTATTGCACCAAGGATCACGGCCGATGCGATGAACGTTTTTACGATACCGAGCGTGGTAACTTCATACCGTTTGAAGTAGTAAACGAAGGCGATCGCAGGGATGCAAAGCAGGTTCAATAGGTGAACTCCAATGCTGAGGCCCATCAAATAGGCAATGAGTATGAGCCAGCGCGTGCTATGCGGCTCGTTGGCCTCGCTTTCCCATTTGAGAATGGCCCAGAATACAATGGCCGTAAAAAAGCTGGACAGCGCATAAACCTCACCTTCTACAGCACTGAACCAGAAACTATCACTCCACGTGTATGCCAATGCGCCAACAACACCACTACCCATGATCGCGATCACAGCGCCTAGTGTTACCACAACTCCATTGCGCGTGGCCAACTTGTACGCCATATGCGTTATGCTCCAGAACAGGAACAATATGGTAAAGGCGCTTGCCATAGCGCTCAACACGTTCACGGCGTATGGAACGGTCTCCGGATCAACGAATGCGCCAGCTAGTCTGGCCAAGATCATGAAAAGTGGGGCTCCTGGAGGGTGGCCGACCTCTAATTTGTACGCCGTGGCGATGAATTCACCGCAATCCCAGAAACTGGCAGTGGGTTCTATGGTTGCGATATAGGTCCAACTGGCGACCAAGAACACAAGCCAACCGGTGATAATGTTCAGTTTTTTGTACGGCATACTCCTCTGGGGGCGAAACGATAAGCCGCGAAAATACCAAAGTAGTTGGTGGAACCACCCTCCGAATAGCGGATCTTGTTAAATTTGCACCTCCTTAAGCCAATATGGTCGCTTAAAGAATGTGAAATTGTCCGATGGTGTAATTGGCAACACGTCTGGTTTTGGTCCAGAAGAGTCCAGGTTCGAGCCCTGGTCGGACAACAAAATAACCCCGCGAAAGCGGGGTTTTTTTTGTCCGATCAGGGTGAGAAGTTTATCCCGCACAGCGCTTCAGCGCAGATGCGGGAAGCCCTGGTCAGACAACAAAATGCCCCACGAAATTGGGGTTTTTTTGTTTTACGAGCGTGGTGAGAAGTTTATCCCGCACAGCGCTTCAGCGCAGATGCGGGAAGCCCTGGTCAGACAACAAAATGCCCCGCGAAAGCGGGGTTTTTTTGTGCCGGGCATGGGGAGAAATTCATCCCGTACAGCGCTTTAGCGCAGATGCGGGAAGCCCTAGTTGCAAAACAAGAAACCCCTGCAATGGCAAGGGCTTCTTTAATAAATTGGATTCGTCGGTCACTCCACCACGAACCGGATCATTTCCGAGCGATCGCCGTGTTGTGAACGCACCATATACACACCACTTCGAAGTGTGGAGATCGGTAGGTCGATCCGTTGCGGTCCACCTGCCAGATTACCGTTGTACAATTCAATAAGTTTTCGCCCTGTAACATCGATCAAGTCAATGACCACTTGGTCACTGGACGGCATTTCGATCAGTAGTTGAGCATTGTCCTGAGCGGGATTCGGGATGATCATCAATGAGCCACTGTTCGCTGAAAGCTCTTCAAGCCCGACCGGCATACCATTCAGGTTGATGTCATCTACATAGATGTTATTGCCTCCATAGCTTTCACTCTCGAATTTGATCCGGAAATCCGAGGTATGGTATGAGCTGCTGATATTGGTCACTTCAGCATAGCCCCATTGATCGCCAGAGGGAACGAAGCTGCTTGAAACCGTTCCTCCGGCAGTGTTCAGGTCACTGGATCCGCGTAATTGCTTTCTCATGGACCATGTGTCACCACAATTGTTGGAGACGTACAGCCTCAAACGATCGTCGTTGGTGGTATTGCGCTGAGCGTATGCGTAGCGGAACGTGACAACGATCTCAGTGGCATTCGACATGTCGAACGGTTCGGAATAGAATTCGTCCAATTGCGTTGTCATTGAAGCGGTATTCAATAAACGAACACTGTTACTTCCCGAGAATGCGGCTGCATTCGTTAGTTGGAATGTATTGTTGTTGTCCGGATCATACACCGTCCAAGAAGATCCATTCAATGAGCTAATGCTCTCAAAGCCTTCATTGAATGGTACCGCTGCACCAGGGTTGGCCAACACGGTTATTAGATCGTTGGTCGTTACGGACAAATTCGTTGTGCCGTCGGTCACATCCAATGTTACCGCGTAGTTTCCGGCAGTGGTGTAGGTCACTGATGGGTTCGGGTCCGTGGATGTGTTGGGTGTGCCGCCAGGAAAGCTCCAGGTCCGTGAGCTAACACTGTTGTAGCTCACATCGCTGAATGTGACCGTACTGCCTGCGCATATTTCCTGAATACTGCTTGTGAACTCTGCTGCGCACAGGATAGCTGGTGAGCCCACACCGGTCGCATTCAAGTTGTTCGTTGTCCAAAGACTGCTTCGCTGTGCTGTGCCGCTGTTCAATGCAGCGATCATACGTGTCTTCTGTCCCTCGGTGAACATCTTGGAGCAATAGCTGTAATCCATGTAGTTCTCAACATTGTCCAAACTGCCACACGAAATACCGCTCAATACACAGCTCGTCCAACCCACGGTATTCGGTGTATCACTAACGCTGTCGTCATCTGAGCAATTCGATGTTACAATGGGTTCGTTCGAATCACCCCATGTGTGTTTCAGATTCAGCCAATGGCCTGTCTCGTGCGTCAATGTACGTGAGCGGCCGGGGGAACTGGTTCCGATCGCACCTGTATAATTGTGCAATAGCACAATGCCATCCCCAGTGGGGAAAAAGTCAGCTGCACCCGGTCGATAGGTATAGCCAGCTGCTCCATCCGCGTAGGCACATACCCATACGTTCATGTACTTGTTCCGTGGCCATTGAATGAGGTCCTTCATGTCCTGATCACCTACGTTCGTAAGCGCAGAAACCGTTCGCGTGATGCCTTTCGTACAATTCCCTTGAGGGTCTTTTTGAGCCAGTGCAAAGTTCACTCCAACGTCAGAAACAATACCTAAGAATTCCGGTCTCACGTTCTGCCAATCGCTGTTCAATTTGTTGAAATCATCATTCAATACACGCATGGCATCAAAGACCTGCTCATCGGAAATATTCTCAGGACCATTCTCGTGAATGATATGGAATACCACCGGAATGGTATAACTCCCACCACCTCGTGAAGCGTCCAGGGCAAATTCCTGGGTGAATACCTCCAACTCCGCTTCCAAAGTCGCTATCTGTGCTAGTAGAGCTGGGTCTTCCGCGCGCGCAGGGTCCAAAAGGTGGAGGTCGTTCGCTTTACAGCTGAACGGTACATCTCCATTCTGTGCTTGTAACGAAGGCACTGCAATTGCCAAAAGGAGCAACGAGGGTAGGAACAGTTTCATAAAGGAAGGTTTTGGTCCAAATGAGGGGGGTAGTAAAAGTATTGAAGTTCGTCTTAGTTCTGCAAAGTTCCACTGGATCATGGTGCCACTAGTGCGTTACTAAGTTGAGGAATTGCAAAAACCTGACGAAAGCATTCTTGGGAATACGCAGATCCATTCGCTCAATATGAATGATCCACCGTAAATCGGACTGAATAGATCTGATCACCCTGTGCTAGTTGGATCATATAGAACCCGGCTGATAATTCCGATATAGGCAGCGATATTCGTTGCAGACCGACAGCTGGTTTTCCTTGGAATACCGTCTTGACGAGACGCCCCGTTGGGTCGATGATCGAAAGGTCAATTGCAGTTGATCCGGATGATATGAATTGCACGTACGAGGATTCTGTAGCCGGGTTCGGAACTACTTCTAGTTCGTTTTCCGTAGCGGTAAGATCATCAAGCCCCAATGGTGTTCCCGATAGATTTATGTCATCGATGTAGACGTTATTGCCACCATCACTTAGAAATTCGAATCGTATCCGGAAATCACTGGTATGGTAATTGGAGCTTATGTTGTCCACAACGGCGTAACCCCATTCGCTTGGATCATTCGGAACATAGGATCCACTCACGATACCGCCCGTAGTAAGGTCGATCCCGGCGCGTAACTGCTTGCGCATTGACCAGGTCGTTCCGCAATTATTGGAAACGTAGAACCGTAACCGGTCATCGTTATTCGCGTTTCGCATGGCAAACGCATACCGGAAGGAAATGACCACTTCTCCAGCATTGGAGTAGTCATAGGTGGGCGAGTAGATATTGTCCAGACTGCCGACCATGCTGCTATTATTGGTGAGCATGATACTGTTCGCTCCGCTTGACGCTGCACTTGAAGTAAGCTGGAATGTTCCGTTCTGATCAACGTCACGCACGATCCATTCATTATCCGGTATACTGGTCAGTGCCTCGAACCCTTCATTGAACGGAATGGCATAGCCCGTATCTGCATAGACCACGATCAGATCCTGTTGGCTCACGGTCAGGTCGTTCACACCATCACTCACTAGCAATGTTACAGGGTACGTCCCCGCAGCATCGTATTGAATGATGGGTTGTTCATCAGTGCTAGTGCTTGGGGTTCCGCCAGGAAATGTCCACGTGCGCTGCGTTACGCTGTTGTAGCTGATATCCGTGAACTGGACCGTACTTCCAGTGCAGATCTCGGTATTGCCATGCAGGAAATCCGCTGCACAAAGAACCGGGTCCGTGGTAACTCCGGTCTGAGCCAAATTATTCGATTGCCAAAGGTTGGAGCGTTGTGCTATATTACTTGTAAGTGCCGCTATCATCCGGTCTCCTTGACCTACAGTGAACATCTTGCCACAATAGGAATACTCCATGTAGTTCTCCACGTTATCCAAAGGTGATCCGCAGGATGCTGCTTGCAAGAAACAGGATTGCCACCCCACGGTGTTCGGGGTATCCGAAACCCCATCATCGCTAAAGCAATTGTCTTCTTCGCCAGGATCATTCGTACTTCCCCAACAATGCGCTAGGTTAAGCCAGTGGCCTGTTTCATGGCTTAGCACCCTGGAAGTGCCAATGGAGCTCGTGCCAATGGACCCAACGTAATTATGGCCAATGACAATACCATCCGCTTCGGGCCAATTATCCAACCACTGAGGGTAATACGTATAACCAGCTACGCCACTTCCTGCGGACGCTGCAACCCAAATGTTCATGTATTGATCACGAGGCCATTGGATCAACTGCGTCATCTCGAAATCGCCATCATAGGTCTGGGTGGAAACAGTACGCGTTATTCCATTCGTACAGTTCCCTTCGGGGTCAAGCGTTGCTAAACGGAATTCGATGTTCACATCGGCAACAATGTCCAGGAATTCTGGGCGTACGTTCGGCCAGTCCGCGTTCTGTTTCGTGTAATCGTTGGTCAAGATCCTTACGGCATCATAGACCTGGGCATCGGTGATGTTCTCTACGCCATTGTTGTGAATAATGTGAAAAACCATTGGAATGATATACGGTTCGTCACCTCCACGTTCCGCATTGGCTGAAAAGCCTTCTGTTCGAGCATCCAACAACCCTTTTGCATGCATGGCATCCTCGAAAGCACCAGGGGTGTTGTTCAGGTGCTTGGTCAGCTCATCTTGGTTGTTGGCATTGCAACGAAACCCTTCATCATCCTGTTGACCAATAACAGGCATGCAGAACACGGTGAGAATAACTAGTAACAAATTGCGCATGTATAGTTGAAAATTATGGTCGCGAGGAGAGGGGCTGCGAACAATGAGGGAACGTAAAGATATAGGGTCAGCTCGTCTCGGGACCCACCATAAACGGGGCTAACGTGGAAACTCACTTCCATATAGGGATCATGAAATTCGGCAGATGTCTTCTGGACCCCGACGAACAATGGCCAGAGACATCCGTGAATTACGCCAGTGCTTGAGCAAGATCGTCAATAAGGTCTTCCACGTCTTCCACACCTACACTTAGTCGGATCAGGCTGTCGGCCAACCCCGCCTTCAAGCGCTCCTCCCGCGGTATGCTTGCATGCGTCATGGTTGCCGGGTGCCCGATCAAGGATTCCACTCCACCCAAGGATTCCGCTAAAGCGAAAAGCTTGGTCCGGGAGAGGATGTTCATTGCATCGGCCAACTTATCGCCCTTTATGGTGAAGCTGATCATACCACCGAAACCGTGCATTTGCTTCTTGGCGATGGCATGGTTCGGGTGTGTTGGTAATCCTGGCCAGTAGACCTTGTCCACTTTCGGGTGCTTTACCAACCACTCGGCGATCACTTTCCCATTCTCACAATGGCGTTCCATGCGTAGGTGCAACGTTTTCAGACCGCGCAATACCAGAAAACAATCCTGCGGACCGGGTACGGCGCCACAACTGTTCTGAATGAAGGCCAACCGCTCGTTGAGGTCATCGCTTTTTACCACCAATGCGCCCATGACCACATCGCTATGGCCGCCGAGGTACTTGGTAACTGAATGCATTACGATATCCGCACCCAGGTCGATGGGGTTCTGCAAATAAGGACTAGCGAACGTGTTATCGATACCGAGCATGCACTTCTGCGTTTTCGCAATGGCCGCCAGTGCCTTGATGTCAATGATCTTCAAGGTCGGGTTCGTTGGTGTTTCGGCCCAGATCAGTTTCGTGTTCGCATTCACGTTGGCCTTCACATTGTCCGGGTCGCTCATATCCACAAAGTGGAACTTGATCCCATAATGCTCGAATATCTTGGTGAAAATGCGATAAGTACCACCGTATAGATCGTTCGTACTGATCACTTCATCACCGGGTTTCAACAATTTCACGACCGCATCGATCGCCGCCATACCGCTACTGAAACAGAGACCGTGTTTGCCATTCTCCAATTCGGCAAGCGCTTTTTGCAAAGCTGTCCGCGTTGGGTTGTGCGTGCGACTGTATTCATAGCCTTTATGATCGCCAGGTGCCGACTGTACATAGGTGCTGGTCTGGTAGATCGGGGTCATGATCGCCCCGGTTGTTGGATCAGGTTCTACGCCTGCGTGAATGGCTTTGGTACCGCGTCGCATTGTGCTTCCTTTTCTGTTGGTCTGCGAAGGTAGGTTGGTGTGATCGCCAGGGAAGAGAGGGGCAGGTCTTTGTTGTTGTACGGTGTGCATGATCATATGCCCAACTACATCACCTCAAATACGCATCCCATTTCGGATCACGATCCGGAACACCATGCCCTCAAACCTTCGCCGGGTCTGTCGTGCTCTGGCGACGACCCTGCGACATCGAAGACGCGATAACGATTTCACATGACGCTTAAACCCACGCAGACAAGCCTCCACCGGTTCAGTAGGCTTGCGGAATGTCTGCCGTACGGCAGACGACCCTGCGCCCTTGTGCCGGAATTAGCGATACATTCGACGTATGGCCGTTCGTAAGTTGCGTAGCAAACCCGACGCGGTCTATTTCGCGACGTTCACCTGTTATCAATGGCTGCCATTGTTGGAACAAGTGAACGGATATGATCTGGTGTACAACTGGATGCACCAAGCTCATTCTCTTGGATACCGATTCTTTGGTTATGCCATTATGCCCAACCATGCACATTTTGTGATCCGAGTTCCACAAGATGGAGCTATCAATACGGTCCTGAGCAATGGCAAACGATTATTAGCGTATGAGATCATCGAAAGACTGAAAGCAGATGGCCGAAATTCCATTCTAACGCAATTGAGTTCCGGACTGCGCCCTTCTGATGTTGCACGTGGACAGAAACACCGTGTTTTCGCAACCTCCACTGATCTGATCGAATGTTTCAGTGGTAAGATGATCGAGGCGAAGTTGAAGTATATCCATGCTAATCCTATCAGTAAGAAATGGCGGTTAGCGGAAGATGCTGTTGAATATCCACATTCCAGCTTCGCCTTCTATGTGCGAGGAGAGCAACGCGCTGCCCCATTAGTGGCATACCATGAATACGGATACTTGGATGGGAAAGGAGCACCGTGGTGATCCCTGTGGTCTTAATGCAGTTAACTTGTGTTACAATTGATGGATCTTGAAAGTCATGAAAGGCTTGTCGATTACGCTAGCATGCCGCAGGGTCGACCGCTCAAATGCAGCGGACAGACCCGGCGGAGGTTTGTCTTCGTGGAGCAGCGGGGGTTTACCCTGCGTGGGTTTAATGCTCCAAAACAATGGCATTACGATCAGTATGACCGAAAACGGTGATCCTTTGGAAAACGCTGTGGCCGAAAGGCTTAACGGCATACTCAAACAGGAGTATTTGGACTTGGGCCATGTTGATACAATAGAAGATGTGCGCGTGGAACTTGATCGTGCCGTATTCCTATACAACACTCAAAGACCACATGCCAGCATAAGCATGTTCACCCCAGACCACGTCCATAACAATCAACTCCATGTACAACGCTCCTGGAAGAATTACTATAAAAAGCGAACAACCGTAAACCCAGATCAGGACGAAACAATAACCGTAAATCTATCTTCGGACATCAAACAAAACCTGTAAACTTATTTTAGGACGGGTCACCCTGTGGTCTTAATGCAGTTAACTTGCGTTACAATTGATGGATCTTGAAAGTCATGAAAGGCTTGTCGATTACGCTAGCATGCCGCAGGGTCGACCGCTGCTCCCGGCTCAAGGCCGGGAGCAGCGGACAGACCCGGCGGAGGTTTGTCTTCGAGGAACAGCTGGGGTTCACCCTGCGTGGGTTTAGGTTCGAGGACCTTCCGGGGTAATTGGTGTGGGTAAGCTCATGATCGTTCACTAAGTAGGGCGGTACGCGATGATCAGGTTGGCGTTCCTTGTTTGTTTCTGCTTCGGCTTGTTAAAAGGGTTATTACCCTTGTGTCAAGTTCAGGCCCAGCAAGGATTGAACAACCTCTGGCTGGGTGGATTCGGGAGTGGCTACCCTCCTCCATACGGTAGTGTTGATTTGCAGTTCATTAGCGGAAATCTCGTTCTCAATACGACCTCACGCGATATCGGATTCCGTCGTACCTGCGCAAACATTTCTGATTTGGATGGAGTGCTTCTGTTCAGCACGAACGGCGTATTCGTCGCGAACGCCTTAGGTGATACGATGGTCAACGGAAGTGGCCTGAATCCTGGATCCTACTCCAACCAATATCCGCAGGGTTTATACAGTTCCCAAATCGTATTGATCCTACCCAAGCCCGAAGACTCTAACATTTACTATCTGCTCCACATGACCATCGACAACAGCGTCGATATCTATGCAGAGCACCTGCTTCTCACGACCATCGACATGAGTTTAGATGGGGGTTTGGGTGCTGTGGTGAGCAAGAACGTTTCTATCCTGGACGATGAGATCAGCCTGGGGCACTTGACAGCGGTACGTCATGCGAACGGCCGCGATTGGTGGGCCTTCTGCCGCATACTGAACACCAATACCTTCTATCGCTACTTGATCACCCCAGCAGGCATCAACTTGGACGGCACCCAGTCCATTGGCGATCTCAGTATCTGGGCTACGGGGCAAGTGTGTTTTTCGCCCGATGGGACCAAGTTCGCCTATTACTGGCGGGATATTGGTCTGGAGTTGTTTGAGTTCGATCGATGCACAGGCTTGTTTTCATCACCAGTGTCGGTCACGTACACGGACTTGGAGTTTGGAAATGGAGCCGCCTTCTCACCGAACGGTCGGTACCTTTACATAACAGATGTGGATAATGTGTACCAATATGACACCGAGGCACCGGATCTGGCTGCATCCGAGGTCCTCATCGCCGAATGGGACAGTACGTACTCCCCATTCCCGCCGTTGGCAACCTTGTTCGACATCGCTCAACTCGCACCGGATGGTAAGATCTACATTGGCACTGGCAATAGCACAGATAAACTGCACGTGATCCACTCTCCGGATTCCGCAGGGTTGGCATGTAACATCGAGCAGCATGACATTGATCTGACACGCTATTTCAGCAACTCCCTCCCCAACCACCCCAACTACCATTTGGGGCCGGTGGATGGGAGTGTGTGCGATAGCTTGGGGATCAATGTTGGGGTGCTTGAAGAATCGCTACGGCTCGGCGTAAATGTCTATCCGAACCCAAGTGCTGGCGACTTCATGTTGAGTTATCCGGTGCAAAGTCTCGCCGGTGAAGTAGAAGTGCGCGACGTTTCCGGGCGGCTTGTGCTCCGTACGCAACTGCCAGCATGGAGCCAAGTGCATAAAGTTGGGCTGCACGGCCAGGCGGCGGGTATTTACAACTGTAGGTTAGCTTGGGGGGCACAAAGCGCTGCTGTTCGAATAATATTGGAACAATGAAAAGAATATACGCCCTCTTGGTCTTGGCTAGCGGATTACTAAGTGCCAACGCCTCCAACGTGCTCACTGCCGATGGAGTTAAGTTGGCAAACTCAAGTATCGTAACGACTAAATTGATAGAAGGCAACGCGAAAACAGTAAACGAGGTTTATCTGGCCACCATCGGTAAGGACGTGGACGATTTCACCACAACACAGACCAGTGACCTCTTCGCGATTGCCAACCAGTGCCCACTGGTGGGTGGTAACGCGGTATTCCGTGCACGCTCACTTTATGCACTGATCGATGACGATGTGGAATACGACGATGCCAACCTTTGTCTGCAACATGGCATCATCTACAAGAACTTGGAACTCAACGCTGTCTCAAAAGTGAGTATCCAACCGAACCCGACTGATGACGCTGCTACCCTCTTGTACAGCATGGCCGAAGACAAAAATGGCACTTTAGTCATCTACGATGCGCTGGGCAAAGAAGTATTACGGCACGGCTTAAGCTCGGAACATGAACGCCACGCGTTCAGCACAGCGGAATTGACGCAAGGTGCATACCATTATGTGGTAAGCAGTGGCGCGGATGCCATTGGAACTGGTAAATTGATGATCGTGCGATGATACCCCAACCGAGAAAGATGCGTTCGATCTGCATAACGATCGCCTTGGTGGCTGGCCAATTGGTAAGCCGCCAAGGCTTCGCGCAGGGCTTGAATAATTTCTTCTTGATGGGGTACGAGAATTACGCGGGCTTACCGTGGGGTGGCACTAACGTCAATTTTAGTTCTGGTACGCCTGATATCTACTATCAGTACCGTGATATCGGATACAGTCGGGCGAATGCGAATATTTCTGATGACCTTGGCAACGTGCTTTTCAGCACCAACGGTGCATGGGTGGCTGATGCCATAGGTGACACCATGCAAAATGGAACAGGATTAAGTCCAAGCTACTATACTTCCCTCTATCCGGAGGGGTTGCATGGATCACAATTGGCTGTAATCATTCCAAACCCTGCAAATGATGAACAGTACTATTTGTTTCACGGGACTTTGGATGAATTCTCGGGATCATATGCCAGTTATCTGTATTATTCGATTATTGATATGGATGCGAACAACGGCTTGGGCTCTGTCATTACTAAGAATAATATTCTCTTGGAAGACACTCTTAATAAAGGGAAAATAACTGCAGTTCGACACGCTAATGGCCGTGATTGGTGGGTGTATTGTCATAAACAGTTCACTAGCGTCTATTATCGAATGTTGATTACAGCTAGCGGTGTTCAAGGGCCTTTCCAACAATCAATTGGCATGATCAGGCACAGAGATGTTGGTCAGGTTTGCTTTTCACCCAATGGCGACAAGTTCGCGTACTACTATGGATTGGAGGATGACCTGGAGATTTTTGACTTTGATCGTTGTACAGGATTATTGTCCAACCCGGTTCATATCGCCATAGAGGATTATAACCAGATGGGAGGCGTTGCGTTTTCGCCCAGTGGTCAGTTCCTTTATGTGTCCTCGGTCTTGGATGTGTATCAATACGATGTCACCGTTGCAGATATCGCAGGGTCTATGGTCCACTTGGGCACTTGGGATGGCTTCTACTCGCCCAGCCCACCTTTGGCAACGGTCTTTGATATAGCGCAATTGGCTCCAGATGGTAAAATTTACATCAGCACCGGCAATGGCACCTTTCATTTGCATGTGATCAATGCGCCGGACCTTCCTGGTTTAGCTTGCGATTTCCAGCAACATGCCATTGAACTACCCACGTACAATTTCAACTCCCTACCCAACCACCCCAACTACCACTTAGGCCCAATAGATGGCAGTGTGTGTGATAGCTTGGGGATCAATACAGGCATGCTAGGTGTTCGAGCGGAGCCGAGAACGAGCGTTAGCGCACACCCCAACCCAAGCACAGGCACATTCGCGTTGAGTTTTGCGGCTCACCCGGAACCCGGTTTGTTGGAGGTTCTGGATGTACAAGGCCGGGTGGTCTACCAGCACCGTTTGGCAGCTTGGAGCCAAATACATAATGTGGCATTAGAGAACACCCCAGCAGGTTTGTACAATTGCCGCATGCAATGGGGCACTCGTTCCGCCAACACACGGGTAATACTACAACCATGAGCAAGCGTTACTACCTCCTACTTATGCTTGCTTTACCGATACTCGCGTCGGCACAAAGCCCGTCCACAGCACGTGCATGGCCAGCACCCAACGCGCTTACCATGCATGTGATCATACAACAGCGGCCGGCAACTATTCCTGCGGAGCAATGGAAAGCAATGATGTTGCAACCGGTTAATGCGTCGCTTTATCCTATTCGCATTACACAAGCGCTTTTGGATACTATCGATGCTACTCAGTTGGATATGCGGTACCAGTACATCATGGTGCAGGAGTAGGGTCATAACCGCACCAGCACCTTTTTTCAAGGAATGGTTCCGGCTTACCTACCGGTTGCAGTTGTCAAGCGGCGTCCGCTCATCCCGGCTCAAGGCCGGGAGCAGCGGACATTCAGCAAGCTTGCGGAACCGGCGGCGGTGTCTTCGAGGACCAGCTGGGCTTCACCTTGCGTGGGTTAAAACGTATGGCCGTTCGTAAGCTGAGTAGTAAACCCGACGCGGTCTATTTCGAGAAGTTTACTTGTCATCAATGGCTTGGCACCGC
The nucleotide sequence above comes from Flavobacteriales bacterium. Encoded proteins:
- a CDS encoding T9SS type A sorting domain-containing protein — encoded protein: MKLFLPSLLLLAIAVPSLQAQNGDVPFSCKANDLHLLDPARAEDPALLAQIATLEAELEVFTQEFALDASRGGGSYTIPVVFHIIHENGPENISDEQVFDAMRVLNDDFNKLNSDWQNVRPEFLGIVSDVGVNFALAQKDPQGNCTKGITRTVSALTNVGDQDMKDLIQWPRNKYMNVWVCAYADGAAGYTYRPGAADFFPTGDGIVLLHNYTGAIGTSSPGRSRTLTHETGHWLNLKHTWGDSNEPIVTSNCSDDDSVSDTPNTVGWTSCVLSGISCGSLDNVENYMDYSYCSKMFTEGQKTRMIAALNSGTAQRSSLWTTNNLNATGVGSPAILCAAEFTSSIQEICAGSTVTFSDVSYNSVSSRTWSFPGGTPNTSTDPNPSVTYTTAGNYAVTLDVTDGTTNLSVTTNDLITVLANPGAAVPFNEGFESISSLNGSSWTVYDPDNNNTFQLTNAAAFSGSNSVRLLNTASMTTQLDEFYSEPFDMSNATEIVVTFRYAYAQRNTTNDDRLRLYVSNNCGDTWSMRKQLRGSSDLNTAGGTVSSSFVPSGDQWGYAEVTNISSSYHTSDFRIKFESESYGGNNIYVDDINLNGMPVGLEELSANSGSLMIIPNPAQDNAQLLIEMPSSDQVVIDLIDVTGRKLIELYNGNLAGGPQRIDLPISTLRSGVYMVRSQHGDRSEMIRFVVE
- a CDS encoding T9SS type A sorting domain-containing protein gives rise to the protein MRNLLLVILTVFCMPVIGQQDDEGFRCNANNQDELTKHLNNTPGAFEDAMHAKGLLDARTEGFSANAERGGDEPYIIPMVFHIIHNNGVENITDAQVYDAVRILTNDYTKQNADWPNVRPEFLDIVADVNIEFRLATLDPEGNCTNGITRTVSTQTYDGDFEMTQLIQWPRDQYMNIWVAASAGSGVAGYTYYPQWLDNWPEADGIVIGHNYVGSIGTSSIGTSRVLSHETGHWLNLAHCWGSTNDPGEEDNCFSDDGVSDTPNTVGWQSCFLQAASCGSPLDNVENYMEYSYCGKMFTVGQGDRMIAALTSNIAQRSNLWQSNNLAQTGVTTDPVLCAADFLHGNTEICTGSTVQFTDISYNSVTQRTWTFPGGTPSTSTDEQPIIQYDAAGTYPVTLLVSDGVNDLTVSQQDLIVVYADTGYAIPFNEGFEALTSIPDNEWIVRDVDQNGTFQLTSSAASSGANSIMLTNNSSMVGSLDNIYSPTYDYSNAGEVVISFRYAFAMRNANNDDRLRFYVSNNCGTTWSMRKQLRAGIDLTTGGIVSGSYVPNDPSEWGYAVVDNISSNYHTSDFRIRFEFLSDGGNNVYIDDINLSGTPLGLDDLTATENELEVVPNPATESSYVQFISSGSTAIDLSIIDPTGRLVKTVFQGKPAVGLQRISLPISELSAGFYMIQLAQGDQIYSVRFTVDHSY
- a CDS encoding cystathionine gamma-synthase: MRRGTKAIHAGVEPDPTTGAIMTPIYQTSTYVQSAPGDHKGYEYSRTHNPTRTALQKALAELENGKHGLCFSSGMAAIDAVVKLLKPGDEVISTNDLYGGTYRIFTKIFEHYGIKFHFVDMSDPDNVKANVNANTKLIWAETPTNPTLKIIDIKALAAIAKTQKCMLGIDNTFASPYLQNPIDLGADIVMHSVTKYLGGHSDVVMGALVVKSDDLNERLAFIQNSCGAVPGPQDCFLVLRGLKTLHLRMERHCENGKVIAEWLVKHPKVDKVYWPGLPTHPNHAIAKKQMHGFGGMISFTIKGDKLADAMNILSRTKLFALAESLGGVESLIGHPATMTHASIPREERLKAGLADSLIRLSVGVEDVEDLIDDLAQALA
- a CDS encoding transposase translates to MKGLSITLACRRVDRSNAADRPGGGLSSWSSGGLPCVGLMLQNNGITISMTENGDPLENAVAERLNGILKQEYLDLGHVDTIEDVRVELDRAVFLYNTQRPHASISMFTPDHVHNNQLHVQRSWKNYYKKRTTVNPDQDETITVNLSSDIKQNL